Proteins encoded in a region of the bacterium genome:
- a CDS encoding S8 family peptidase gives MTDAEPALVTNIPTLNALFSEFECTSAQRLVPDGILGRLKVAPDLYHTYVLTFRSEYPVLDVLDRLAGDANVVLVEPDLIARISRVPNDALWGQQWDKRIVGAPAVWDVSVGSSEIICVGIDTGVDWNHPDLTPNLWVNPGEDLDGDGVAWTDATYPGDYDDLNGVDDDGNGYTDDFLGWDFIRNIGNCAPGEDCDSQMDNNVFGQHSHGTHVGGIMAARGDNGIGIAGMSWVGRLMGIRAGYLDNQGNGGIPESASLPAILYAVVGGARVINMSYGGPGFSSHANEVMNTAWAEGAMLFAASGNDGVTDLHYPAAYASVIAVNATDNNDRLAHWSNRGTWTELCAPGASPGVMSTVNNTYGTMSGTSMASPNAAGVAALVWSLAPEMTNVQLRDLIFDTAHDITGNNSGVPPSHLGHGRVDAAAAVASFYPQMRIASFDLSDQIGGDGDGRLESGESGNLVLTCTNDPGWANADDLSMTISSEAPFVSLANSTVFLGDVVAGQTVSNSGNPVIISAASELDTAFWAPLSVTFSSPNGYRATRTLEVRVGRGEVLIVDDDGGMQYESYYATSVTQAGVTADERTTLTEGAVSSSELSQYSTVIWICGDQNWETLTADDQAVLSVYLNGGGNLMVIGQNVDEDLAATSFYSDYLHAQSQTGDGNRQLSGVPGSPVSQGMSLLLQGGDCANNSSSPSQIVPVNGGEPLFSYSGGGTGAILYSGSYKVVYLAFALEAACGLGQTTHQADVVSSMLVWMGTLDATPTPSAVLPRTTALRGNYPNPFNPTTTIVFDVAVSTHVELVAFDVLGRRVATVMNGVLTAGTHSAVFDGRGLSSGVYFVRMQAGEATFTSRMLLLK, from the coding sequence ATGACCGATGCTGAACCGGCATTGGTGACGAATATACCGACGCTCAATGCGCTGTTTAGCGAGTTTGAATGCACATCCGCCCAGCGGCTGGTTCCCGACGGGATTCTTGGCCGGCTCAAAGTCGCCCCTGATCTGTATCATACGTACGTGCTGACGTTTCGCTCCGAATATCCCGTGCTTGACGTCCTGGATCGTTTGGCCGGCGACGCCAACGTGGTGCTCGTCGAGCCCGACCTGATTGCGCGGATCAGCCGCGTCCCCAATGATGCGCTGTGGGGTCAACAGTGGGACAAGCGCATTGTCGGAGCTCCGGCAGTGTGGGACGTCTCGGTCGGATCTTCGGAGATCATCTGTGTCGGCATTGACACCGGCGTGGACTGGAATCATCCCGACTTGACTCCCAATCTTTGGGTCAATCCCGGAGAAGACCTGGATGGAGACGGTGTGGCCTGGACCGACGCGACCTATCCCGGAGACTACGACGACCTGAATGGAGTTGACGACGACGGGAACGGATATACCGACGATTTCCTCGGCTGGGATTTTATCCGCAACATCGGCAATTGCGCTCCGGGTGAAGATTGCGACAGCCAGATGGACAACAACGTGTTCGGCCAGCACTCGCACGGAACGCACGTGGGCGGGATCATGGCGGCGCGGGGAGACAACGGTATTGGCATCGCGGGAATGAGCTGGGTCGGCCGGCTGATGGGAATTCGGGCCGGCTATCTCGACAATCAGGGGAACGGAGGAATTCCGGAGAGCGCCAGTTTGCCGGCCATTCTGTATGCCGTTGTGGGCGGCGCCCGTGTGATTAATATGTCTTATGGCGGACCGGGTTTCTCGTCGCATGCGAATGAAGTAATGAATACTGCATGGGCGGAAGGCGCGATGCTGTTCGCCGCCTCGGGCAACGACGGCGTCACCGACCTTCATTATCCGGCCGCCTACGCGAGCGTAATCGCCGTCAACGCCACCGACAACAATGATCGCTTGGCCCATTGGTCCAATCGCGGGACGTGGACCGAACTCTGCGCTCCCGGGGCATCGCCCGGCGTCATGAGCACCGTCAACAACACGTACGGCACGATGAGCGGCACGTCTATGGCCAGCCCCAATGCCGCGGGAGTGGCGGCGCTGGTCTGGTCGCTCGCACCGGAAATGACGAACGTTCAACTTCGCGACCTCATTTTCGATACGGCACACGATATTACGGGCAACAATTCCGGCGTACCCCCTTCCCATCTGGGGCACGGACGGGTGGACGCAGCGGCGGCCGTCGCTTCCTTTTATCCACAGATGAGAATTGCGAGCTTTGACCTTTCCGACCAAATCGGCGGCGATGGCGACGGACGTCTGGAATCGGGCGAGAGCGGGAATCTTGTACTCACCTGCACCAACGATCCCGGTTGGGCGAATGCCGATGATCTTTCGATGACGATTTCCAGCGAGGCGCCGTTCGTTTCGCTTGCCAATTCCACGGTGTTCCTGGGCGACGTAGTGGCCGGGCAAACCGTGTCAAACTCCGGCAATCCCGTCATCATTTCGGCCGCTTCCGAACTCGACACCGCCTTCTGGGCGCCGCTGTCGGTGACGTTCAGTTCGCCGAACGGCTACCGCGCCACGCGAACGCTGGAAGTCCGCGTCGGACGCGGCGAGGTTCTGATCGTGGATGACGACGGCGGAATGCAATACGAGTCGTACTACGCGACCAGCGTCACTCAAGCCGGAGTAACGGCGGACGAGCGCACGACGTTGACCGAAGGCGCGGTTTCCTCAAGCGAACTGTCGCAGTATTCGACGGTGATTTGGATCTGCGGAGATCAGAATTGGGAGACGTTGACGGCCGACGATCAGGCGGTTCTGAGCGTGTATCTGAACGGGGGCGGAAACCTGATGGTCATCGGCCAAAACGTGGATGAAGACCTGGCGGCCACTTCGTTCTATTCCGACTATCTTCACGCACAGAGCCAGACCGGCGACGGCAACCGCCAACTCTCCGGAGTGCCGGGCAGTCCCGTATCGCAGGGAATGTCGTTGCTCCTGCAAGGCGGCGATTGCGCGAACAACAGCTCCAGTCCATCGCAAATCGTTCCCGTGAACGGCGGTGAACCGTTGTTCTCTTATAGCGGCGGGGGAACGGGCGCGATTCTGTACTCGGGGAGCTACAAGGTCGTTTATCTGGCTTTCGCTCTGGAGGCCGCTTGCGGATTGGGACAGACCACTCATCAGGCGGACGTCGTTTCTTCCATGCTGGTCTGGATGGGGACATTGGATGCGACGCCGACGCCCAGCGCGGTCCTGCCGCGAACGACCGCGCTGCGGGGGAACTATCCGAATCCGTTCAATCCCACCACCACGATTGTGTTTGACGTGGCGGTGTCCACTCACGTTGAGCTTGTCGCATTCGACGTTCTCGGCCGGCGGGTCGCCACGGTCATGAACGGAGTCCTGACCGCGGGAACGCATTCCGCGGTCTTTGACGGACGCGGTCTTTCCAGCGGAGTCTATTTCGTGCGCATGCAGGCGGGGGAAGCGACGTTCACTTCCCGCATGCTTCTTCTCAAATGA
- a CDS encoding type 4a pilus biogenesis protein PilO, with protein MQINLRSQATQKWIIILTLAFGTVYAFVNFAYIPRQEKARRLASEIATESDLLARGKRIAANYQTMQEDYERLMQSWSIAHELLPTQREMEGLLKTITLAGQKRGVTFTLFRPLDPVEKPYYWENPIQIRTLSTYHDLGAFLSDVAALDRIVNVNDLKLREYKSRRKRSSETVDAEFVASIYIFKELGAPVKIESEKDERPAPGRPAPAKPGGRRT; from the coding sequence ATGCAGATCAATCTGAGAAGCCAGGCCACGCAGAAGTGGATCATCATCCTCACGCTGGCCTTTGGAACGGTCTATGCATTCGTCAATTTCGCGTACATCCCGCGGCAGGAGAAAGCTCGACGGCTTGCCAGCGAAATCGCCACCGAGAGCGACCTGTTGGCCCGCGGGAAGCGGATCGCCGCGAACTACCAGACGATGCAGGAGGACTACGAACGACTCATGCAGAGTTGGAGTATCGCGCACGAGCTCTTGCCGACGCAACGGGAAATGGAAGGCCTGCTGAAAACGATTACACTGGCCGGTCAGAAACGGGGCGTAACTTTCACGCTGTTCCGGCCGTTGGATCCGGTCGAAAAGCCCTACTACTGGGAGAATCCCATCCAGATTCGCACGCTCTCTACGTATCATGATCTGGGGGCGTTCTTGTCCGACGTGGCCGCGCTGGATCGAATCGTGAACGTCAATGATCTCAAACTCCGTGAGTATAAATCTCGCCGCAAACGAAGCTCGGAAACGGTGGATGCCGAATTTGTGGCGTCCATTTACATCTTCAAAGAACTGGGAGCGCCGGTCAAGATCGAGTCGGAAAAGGACGAGCGTCCCGCACCCGGCCGGCCCGCGCCCGCGAAACCGGGAGGACGCCGCACATGA